The nucleotide window GTTAACACAATTTTTTTATTTTTATACAGGACTTCATGACGGCCCGGATGGATGATAATGTCATGCACACTAATTTTTCCGGACTCACGTTGTTTTTGTTGATCCGCTTTGCGCCGCAACACCGTCCGGATACGCGCTATAAGCACTTTGGGACTAAACGGTTTGGTAATATAATCCTCAGCACCCAATTCCAATCCTGTGACAATATCCGTTTCTTCCCCTTTGGCGGAAAGCATGACCACGGGTATTTCCTCGGTTTTTGTCTCTTTTTTCAGATAGCGGCAAACATCCAGACCATCCATCTCCGGCAGCATCAGATCAAGCAAAATGATGACCGGCTGCTTGTTTTTGGCTTCCTGCAGCCCTTTTTCCCCATCATACGCCTGGATGACAGTGTATCCTTCCCGGGTAAGATTGTGGGCCACCAGTTCCTGAATATCTTCATCATCCTCAATAATAAGTACCTGTTTTTTTCTCATCTCATCCATCCTGTGGTTTTCAATTATTAAAGCCCATTAATGTTAGATTTCGATTAATTTTATGTTATTTTTTCACTGCCATCCCAATTCGCTGCCGTCCAAGTTAGTAAACACACTATCTTCTATTCGCCCTCAGTGCCTATTTTTAAAGGAAAACTGATACTGTATCCATACGCTAGAGCCGGATTTGACGATAGTGTTCCCTAATGTTCCACCGAAGCTCGTGGTGCGTTTTTTCCTTTAAAAATAAGCACTGAGGGCGATTCAAGTAGCTGCCGCATTTTTTTTATTTAGATAAAAATATTGCCGAGCCGGTCAGAATGGTTATTTTCCAATACGCTGTTTGCTTTGCCCGATATTTTTGTAGGCGGCGACAAGGTGATTTCTACATGATATGTAAAAAAGTATACCTTATCCGGAATGTAAAAACAGTTAAAATCCTCTCCGCGATGATTGAACCCGCTTAGGTGGCAA belongs to bacterium and includes:
- a CDS encoding response regulator transcription factor; translated protein: MRKKQVLIIEDDEDIQELVAHNLTREGYTVIQAYDGEKGLQEAKNKQPVIILLDLMLPEMDGLDVCRYLKKETKTEEIPVVMLSAKGEETDIVTGLELGAEDYITKPFSPKVLIARIRTVLRRKADQQKQRESGKISVHDIIIHPGRHEVLYKNKKIVLTMTEFKVLQLLAQKPGWVFTRSRIVDGVKGEDYPVTERSIDVQIVGLRKKLGKAGDYINTVRGVGYKFEE